The nucleotide window CTCGTTGGACTCGTCGGACTCGAAGGAGGCGGAGCCGGTGTACTTGACGTCAGCGATGTAGCCAGAGCCGCCGTCAACGAAGTAAGACACCTGCTGCAGGCGACCGTCGGGGAGCTGCACGTAATAGGAGCCCTTGGTGTTGTCACCGTCGCGGGTCTCCTGGTGGCCGTACTCGTTGCTGGAGGGGTCGTGGTCCACGGCCCACTGGAAGTTGTACTTGGCCTCGGAGGACTCGAAGGACTCGAAGGACTCAGAGGACCTCTGTCAGAACACGTCAAAGCAGTCCAACACACTCTCATCACTCGCGTCTCCCATAAATCCATAAAACTTTATATCATCATGAAGCAAACCTCCCTGACCACTCGTGACTCACCCTGGGTGCGTGATAACGCCTGAACCCGCCCCTGTCGGCTGCGGCAAGGGCAGCCAGGCCCAAAAGGATGAGGAtctaaaataatgaaggaaatcaGTCATGAGTATTGTTCACATCAAGCGTGACTGAAAGTATGATGCAAGATATGATAAGATGTGGGTGGCCAGCCATGCCCTTTTGTGCCACGCCCTCAGCCTCTAAGGGAGACTGTGAGGCCCCAGTAGTCACCTTGGCGTTCATGGTGAGTGTGGAGTGGATGCAGCAGCTGACTGTGATGCCCCCGTGCCTCGCCTCCAATATATACAGGCACCAGTTGGCACATGGGTCGAGTTTTTATTCGGAATTTCGCATCGCCCTGAGGCCGCCACTCCCGCCACTCCCGCCGCTAGAACAAAACATCTTGTGAAACATGTGCAGGTGAATGGCATTTTATCGCCCAGTAAAGTGTGCGGTCATCACAAAACTCTCCCAATTGTAACGATCACTAATgtgacaaactctctctctctctctctctctctctctctctctctctctctctctctctctctctctctctctctctctctctctctctttctctctctctctgtgtgtgtgtgtgtgtgtgtgtgtgtgtgtgtgtgtgtgtgtgtgtgtgtgtgtgtgtgtgtgtgtgtgtgtgtgtgtgtgtgtgtgtgtgtgtgtgtatctaagcaaaataaataaaagctactGTACatgtactgtactgtactgtacatgaacctcgagagagagagaga belongs to Scylla paramamosain isolate STU-SP2022 chromosome 29, ASM3559412v1, whole genome shotgun sequence and includes:
- the LOC135115246 gene encoding pro-resilin-like; its protein translation is MNAKILILLGLAALAAADRGGFRRYHAPRRSSESFESFESSEAKYNFQWAVDHDPSSNEYGHQETRDGDNTKGSYYVQLPDGRLQQVSYFVDGGSGYIADVKYTGSASFESDESNESFRYYGSK